In Mycoavidus cysteinexigens, a genomic segment contains:
- a CDS encoding phage baseplate plug family protein, producing MHLIPVDSAPYQEMTIAFKGHALRLTLRYNSLADYWALDIFDLKRERYTAQGQPLVVGVPILWRRPIDYCFILTDESGIGLDPVGGEDLGQRCLLYIADKTQIPL from the coding sequence ATGCATTTGATCCCCGTTGATTCCGCCCCGTATCAAGAAATGACGATTGCGTTTAAAGGGCATGCGTTGCGCCTCACGCTGCGCTACAACAGTCTTGCCGATTATTGGGCGCTAGATATTTTTGATTTAAAGCGTGAACGCTATACCGCTCAAGGGCAGCCGCTGGTTGTGGGTGTGCCGATTTTATGGCGCAGGCCTATTGATTATTGCTTCATCCTCACCGATGAAAGCGGTATCGGCCTTGATCCCGTCGGCGGAGAAGATTTAGGCCAGCGCTGTTTACTTTACATTGCGGATAAAACGCAGATTCCTCTATGA
- a CDS encoding phage structural protein has product MSTIFSPRDVSVLINGVRLSDWSDGNDVIQAKLNADAGSYTMGANGTGVFIANPDQSGTLTLKIKQQSPDNHYLDRLFKQQRSTIKTFIPLTLSIVDLLNDDKVSGLNGYFTTSPDYTRGMGHNAVTWTLVFEQLTITLEKGLKRA; this is encoded by the coding sequence ATGAGTACTATTTTTAGTCCCCGTGACGTCTCTGTTTTAATCAATGGCGTGCGCCTCTCCGATTGGAGCGACGGCAACGATGTGATTCAGGCTAAATTGAATGCCGATGCTGGCAGCTACACGATGGGCGCGAATGGCACTGGTGTTTTTATTGCGAATCCCGACCAGTCCGGCACGCTGACCCTTAAAATTAAACAGCAGAGCCCCGATAACCATTATTTAGATCGTTTATTTAAGCAACAGCGCTCAACCATCAAAACATTTATTCCCTTGACGCTCTCCATTGTCGATTTACTCAATGACGACAAAGTCAGCGGCCTCAATGGCTATTTCACCACCTCACCCGACTATACGCGAGGCATGGGCCATAACGCGGTCACCTGGACCCTCGTCTTTGAACAGCTCACCATCACTCTAGAAAAAGGTTTAAAACGCGCATGA
- a CDS encoding baseplate J/gp47 family protein, with protein MAHLTEQGFIVGRLDANLAQLDAGFRAIYGADINTDPDSPDGQLIGLIAQIKTDLEELAESIYKALDPEAASGVWLEQRVAYAGLTRRQARYSYLRNAILTGTPRTLIPAGAVLTDPHHRRWIVVADTTLNENGSAQADLRSGTLGAFPLPAETTLSIETLFLGWRSAQSSQAAEVGEEEETDAELRRRFFISRAKAAQNSVDGMIVKLLQLADVRQAVCLENDSDRTDANDVPAHSLNMIVEGGSDAEIAQVIFENKTAGTGLRGSVQTQILDNTGMARSIRFDRPAVVACAAYLEVRRNAHFTAVDVEAIKTTLTRTAFSIGESVLLSRLYSPINTVQGFWVETLNIGRRGTPLAANNIEIGVREMARFAPTDIEVVVL; from the coding sequence ATGGCGCATCTCACTGAACAAGGTTTCATCGTTGGGCGACTGGATGCCAATCTCGCTCAGCTCGATGCAGGGTTTAGAGCCATTTACGGTGCGGATATTAATACCGATCCGGATAGCCCCGATGGGCAACTCATTGGCCTCATCGCCCAAATCAAAACCGATCTGGAAGAGCTTGCTGAATCCATTTATAAAGCACTCGATCCTGAAGCCGCCAGTGGCGTTTGGCTTGAACAGCGCGTCGCCTATGCCGGACTCACGCGCAGGCAAGCGCGCTATAGCTATCTACGCAATGCGATCTTGACCGGCACACCTCGTACGTTGATTCCGGCAGGCGCAGTACTGACCGATCCGCATCATCGACGGTGGATTGTCGTGGCCGATACGACGCTGAATGAAAATGGTTCCGCTCAGGCCGACTTAAGAAGTGGAACGCTCGGCGCATTTCCTCTGCCCGCAGAGACCACTCTATCGATTGAAACTCTCTTTTTAGGCTGGCGCTCCGCTCAAAGCAGTCAAGCCGCAGAAGTCGGAGAAGAGGAAGAAACCGATGCCGAGCTGCGACGCCGTTTCTTTATTAGCCGTGCAAAAGCCGCTCAAAACTCCGTCGATGGGATGATCGTTAAGCTCTTACAGCTCGCCGATGTCCGGCAAGCCGTCTGTTTAGAAAATGACAGTGATCGAACCGATGCGAACGATGTCCCCGCGCATAGCCTCAATATGATTGTAGAGGGCGGCTCGGATGCCGAAATTGCTCAGGTGATCTTTGAGAATAAAACCGCTGGCACAGGACTACGCGGCTCGGTGCAAACGCAGATTCTCGACAACACAGGTATGGCGCGCTCAATCCGTTTTGATCGGCCTGCTGTCGTCGCTTGCGCCGCTTATCTCGAAGTGCGACGCAATGCCCATTTTACGGCGGTCGACGTCGAGGCCATTAAAACCACTCTAACCAGAACCGCGTTCAGCATTGGCGAATCCGTGCTGCTCTCGCGCTTATACAGTCCCATCAATACCGTACAGGGGTTTTGGGTGGAAACACTCAACATTGGTCGACGCGGCACACCCCTCGCCGCCAACAATATTGAAATCGGCGTGCGCGAGATGGCCCGCTTTGCCCCTACGGATATTGAAGTCGTCGTGCTCTAA
- a CDS encoding Gp138 family membrane-puncturing spike protein has product MKWHTPSLDAAIEASITAALKKLHVALPGRIVSFDSSTQTASVQPLIEQLLQNDQAAPLPMLTDVPVHFPRGGAFVMTFPVAPGDECLILFAERCIDGWFASGQSSIPLDYRLHDLSDGFALVGFSSLPKVIPDLSNDAMMMRMLDGSAYFKLDQAGNMTIKGTQLTIQCPVVVEQLLTYQAGLSGTGSAETGTTITGNISHSGGELSSNGVTLHAHRHGGVEAGGDTTGGPQ; this is encoded by the coding sequence ATGAAATGGCATACCCCTTCCTTAGATGCCGCTATTGAAGCCAGCATCACCGCTGCCCTCAAAAAGCTGCATGTCGCCTTGCCGGGTCGGATTGTGAGTTTTGATTCCAGTACGCAAACCGCTTCCGTGCAGCCATTGATCGAGCAACTTTTACAGAACGATCAAGCGGCTCCTTTGCCTATGCTCACCGATGTGCCGGTGCACTTTCCACGTGGCGGGGCGTTTGTCATGACCTTTCCGGTTGCGCCAGGCGATGAATGCCTCATTCTCTTTGCTGAACGCTGTATTGATGGATGGTTTGCCAGTGGGCAATCGAGCATTCCGCTGGATTATCGTCTGCATGATCTCTCTGATGGCTTTGCGTTAGTCGGGTTTTCTTCTTTACCCAAAGTGATTCCCGATTTATCGAATGACGCAATGATGATGCGCATGCTCGATGGCAGCGCTTACTTTAAATTGGATCAAGCGGGGAACATGACGATCAAAGGCACCCAATTGACGATTCAATGCCCTGTTGTCGTTGAACAGCTTTTAACCTACCAAGCCGGTTTGAGCGGTACCGGCAGCGCAGAAACTGGCACGACCATTACTGGCAATATTTCGCATAGCGGAGGTGAACTCAGCTCCAACGGCGTGACGCTGCACGCTCACCGGCATGGCGGCGTCGAAGCGGGTGGGGATACCACTGGTGGGCCGCAATGA
- a CDS encoding phage neck terminator protein produces the protein MATTTQQQFDMKALRSLLREVLSLPSGAVRPCYQAGPSGTEPCVIVSVLTSVEIGTTRQAFDGAREIERLSTARLTTVSIEAFGNNAYALMQTLTTLLQASSTQAMLRTRLNAGLVTLSPLRDLTTVMGAGPEERAQFDAIFSHSDCVEIDLKRIEHASVLTRSDI, from the coding sequence ATGGCTACTACGACGCAACAGCAGTTCGACATGAAGGCACTGCGCAGCCTACTGCGCGAGGTTTTGTCGTTACCTAGTGGCGCGGTACGTCCCTGTTATCAGGCTGGACCCTCTGGTACTGAACCCTGTGTGATTGTTTCTGTGCTGACTTCCGTTGAAATCGGCACCACCCGACAAGCGTTTGATGGCGCACGTGAAATCGAGCGCTTGAGCACCGCGCGGCTCACCACCGTATCGATTGAAGCCTTTGGAAACAACGCCTACGCACTCATGCAAACGCTCACGACACTGTTACAAGCCAGCTCGACGCAAGCCATGCTGCGTACCCGCTTAAACGCTGGTTTAGTTACCCTCTCGCCGTTACGCGATTTAACCACGGTGATGGGCGCAGGACCTGAAGAACGCGCTCAGTTTGACGCCATTTTCTCGCACTCTGATTGCGTTGAGATCGATTTAAAACGAATTGAGCATGCCTCCGTTCTGACGCGCTCAGATATTTAA
- a CDS encoding phage baseplate protein, which yields MTISVLHRRIGTVTLDATLAEQHQSVLRISENPIESGALIADHAALEPKQITITGIVTDYQPPITYPTGMNRAFLRKSPDFFNQLPLPTEVKAVTMQAASRMQRELGSAPTLQQSIASNLEQARPLVPWLPAWSGIDSSTTQERVQQVYDALLELQRSIEPIEILTGAKLYSNMLLQSISLNQMQDGIAEFTITCREILIVSTQSIAGIQRQSGRARKQAAAKTQKGKVQLQPADKKKSLLKHLLG from the coding sequence ATGACGATCTCGGTGTTGCACCGCCGCATCGGCACCGTCACGCTCGATGCAACGCTCGCTGAGCAACATCAGTCGGTTTTACGCATTTCTGAAAACCCGATTGAATCCGGTGCGCTGATTGCCGATCATGCGGCGCTGGAGCCAAAACAAATTACGATCACAGGCATTGTCACCGATTACCAGCCACCGATCACCTACCCCACAGGAATGAATCGCGCATTTTTGCGCAAAAGTCCCGACTTCTTTAATCAGCTTCCTTTGCCGACCGAAGTTAAAGCGGTCACGATGCAGGCCGCCTCGCGGATGCAGCGCGAACTCGGTTCTGCACCAACCCTTCAGCAGTCAATCGCTAGCAATCTAGAGCAGGCGCGCCCTCTCGTTCCCTGGCTACCGGCCTGGAGCGGAATCGATTCCAGCACAACGCAAGAGCGCGTGCAGCAGGTCTATGATGCTCTACTGGAATTACAACGGTCCATTGAGCCGATCGAGATTCTAACGGGCGCTAAGCTGTATTCCAATATGCTCCTCCAGTCCATCAGCCTGAATCAGATGCAAGATGGCATCGCTGAATTCACGATCACCTGTCGGGAGATTTTAATCGTATCGACACAATCGATCGCCGGCATTCAGCGCCAATCTGGCCGCGCCCGCAAGCAAGCCGCCGCTAAAACGCAAAAAGGCAAAGTCCAACTCCAGCCCGCCGACAAAAAGAAGTCGTTGCTGAAGCATCTATTGGGCTAA
- a CDS encoding phage tail tape measure protein, whose translation MVVDEFLFKLGVVADLKQAQQFRQALSDVARTASIATIAVGALAGGLTAFFAKALNGLNTLNQAARETGVSAEYLQQLGFAAAQNGASLEAATASVRGLSKVIGEAADGIGRGARAFEHYGLSAKNANGSIKSVTQMMGELQDKMQRLSDPQRSAFLQKMGIDAAMVQTLRLSKAELHELMQEAQDLGIATQEQADRASAWGDAMARMGWVFKSLRTQIALGLAPQLLLLADRFKAFLLRNKELIRDGLRRFIDILFAAVQALVHTGSAMDRVIRHTIGWKAALWALVGVLAWVKRATMAAFVVNPVAWLAAAIAGLIVLIDDLMTHLRGGEASLARFWDWLGNGINYAQEAFAQCCNYLTRFQKTLAQVASKIKALINSTWAQLDHLIRQTWKSLLAKSTALVARLKTLFLSLLESARTLWTNIADGIAQAFETAFNRIQRAWDSVFGWISKGWAKLQSSFRWMGEKLNLTQGIDIAQAVNLASASAHPAAHQSNTVTHHTTHQAQKTQQNTVHQDIKIHIASSDPVAAGRATVDALRQQRIATHNSHSAAKL comes from the coding sequence ATGGTCGTTGACGAATTTCTCTTTAAGCTCGGCGTCGTCGCGGATCTTAAGCAAGCCCAGCAGTTTCGCCAAGCGCTCTCCGATGTCGCCCGTACCGCTTCGATTGCTACAATCGCCGTGGGCGCATTGGCGGGTGGCCTCACCGCTTTCTTTGCCAAGGCATTGAATGGTCTCAATACGCTGAATCAAGCCGCACGCGAAACCGGCGTCAGCGCCGAATATTTACAGCAACTCGGCTTTGCTGCGGCGCAAAATGGTGCTTCTCTTGAAGCCGCCACGGCCTCAGTGCGCGGACTCTCTAAAGTCATTGGCGAGGCCGCCGATGGGATAGGACGAGGCGCACGCGCTTTTGAACATTACGGACTCTCAGCCAAAAACGCCAATGGCTCGATTAAATCCGTCACGCAGATGATGGGCGAATTGCAGGACAAAATGCAGCGCCTCTCTGATCCTCAGCGCAGTGCCTTCTTACAAAAGATGGGCATCGATGCGGCGATGGTGCAAACGCTACGCTTATCTAAAGCTGAACTGCACGAGCTGATGCAAGAGGCACAGGATTTAGGCATCGCGACACAAGAGCAAGCGGATAGGGCTTCTGCCTGGGGCGATGCAATGGCCCGCATGGGCTGGGTATTCAAGTCTTTACGTACACAAATCGCTCTTGGTTTAGCGCCTCAGTTACTTCTACTCGCGGATCGCTTTAAAGCCTTTTTGTTACGCAATAAAGAGCTGATTCGGGATGGGCTGCGCCGGTTTATTGACATCCTGTTTGCTGCCGTACAAGCGCTGGTTCATACAGGGTCTGCGATGGATCGCGTGATCCGCCATACGATCGGATGGAAAGCGGCTCTATGGGCATTGGTCGGTGTCTTAGCCTGGGTCAAGCGCGCAACGATGGCCGCATTTGTCGTCAATCCCGTTGCGTGGCTCGCTGCGGCTATCGCAGGGCTAATTGTCTTGATCGATGACTTGATGACCCATCTCCGAGGCGGTGAAGCCTCTTTGGCCAGATTTTGGGATTGGCTTGGAAACGGGATCAACTATGCCCAAGAAGCTTTTGCTCAATGCTGCAACTATTTAACTCGGTTTCAAAAGACGCTGGCGCAGGTAGCCAGCAAAATTAAAGCTCTTATCAATTCAACCTGGGCACAGCTCGATCATTTGATTCGTCAAACTTGGAAAAGCCTTTTAGCCAAAAGTACCGCACTTGTTGCCCGCCTTAAAACGCTATTTCTCTCGCTCTTAGAATCCGCTCGCACGCTATGGACGAATATCGCGGATGGGATCGCTCAGGCTTTTGAAACGGCCTTTAACCGCATACAGCGCGCCTGGGATAGCGTCTTTGGATGGATATCTAAAGGCTGGGCTAAACTGCAATCCAGCTTCCGTTGGATGGGCGAAAAACTGAATCTGACCCAGGGAATCGATATTGCTCAAGCCGTCAACCTGGCTTCAGCTTCCGCTCATCCAGCTGCGCATCAAAGTAACACTGTGACCCACCATACTACGCATCAGGCGCAGAAAACTCAGCAAAACACCGTCCATCAAGACATTAAAATCCATATCGCCTCTTCCGATCCCGTCGCCGCAGGCCGCGCCACCGTGGATGCACTGCGTCAACAGCGCATTGCCACGCATAACAGCCACAGTGCGGCCAAGCTATGA
- a CDS encoding DUF2184 domain-containing protein, translating into MPNKILADALSRTSIFQDASLIQDSSQALAFLTGQLESVETQIYQKKRALLDYEALLPISTSAGQWATSITYRMKDFAGQGQRHSGKGDDIPRVDVHYDTKSIPVISGSIGYAYTFNELRMSAKLNLAIDQDRAEAAFYAYRAHLNQVGLFGEKELTGLFNSPFVPQVQAGVGSWTTATPEQVLKELNEVITQVWTQTKRNSTPNTIILPGAHYAHLASTPRSKGSDKTILQYVRENNIAKAEKNIDIDFRGGIDLDRAGQNQSTRMMVYEKDPVNLAFHIPMPLMFHAPEQRGLELLINGEYKYSGVEFRYPKSALYIDGI; encoded by the coding sequence ATGCCGAACAAAATTCTTGCTGATGCGCTCAGCCGCACGTCTATTTTCCAAGACGCCAGCCTTATCCAAGATTCCTCTCAAGCCCTGGCTTTCTTAACCGGACAACTCGAATCTGTTGAAACACAGATTTACCAAAAAAAGCGTGCTCTTCTGGATTATGAAGCGCTGCTACCGATCTCAACCTCTGCCGGCCAATGGGCCACTTCGATTACCTATCGCATGAAGGATTTTGCCGGCCAAGGCCAGCGCCATAGCGGCAAAGGCGACGATATTCCTCGGGTCGATGTTCATTATGATACAAAATCCATACCGGTCATCTCAGGCTCAATTGGCTATGCGTATACTTTTAACGAATTGCGCATGTCCGCTAAATTAAACTTAGCCATTGACCAAGATCGGGCTGAGGCCGCTTTTTATGCCTATCGCGCTCATCTCAACCAGGTAGGATTGTTTGGCGAAAAAGAACTCACCGGTTTATTCAACTCTCCCTTTGTCCCTCAAGTCCAAGCCGGTGTCGGTAGCTGGACAACAGCGACGCCTGAACAGGTTTTAAAAGAACTCAACGAAGTGATTACGCAAGTCTGGACACAGACCAAGCGCAATAGCACACCCAATACGATCATTTTGCCTGGGGCGCACTACGCGCATCTTGCCAGCACACCGCGCAGCAAAGGATCGGATAAAACCATTTTGCAATACGTGCGCGAGAACAATATCGCCAAAGCCGAAAAAAATATCGATATTGACTTTCGAGGCGGGATTGACCTCGATCGCGCAGGTCAAAATCAAAGCACACGGATGATGGTTTACGAGAAAGATCCCGTCAATCTCGCCTTTCATATCCCCATGCCGCTGATGTTCCATGCGCCAGAGCAACGCGGATTGGAATTACTCATCAACGGCGAATACAAATACTCCGGTGTTGAATTCCGTTATCCGAAGTCCGCTTTGTATATCGATGGGATTTAA
- a CDS encoding phage protein codes for MKQFGRRYQLALGNPNDGVLIDALRVSFDITKTIDAKPNPAQICIWNLNRTHLNQLLSGRFKRIALSVGYAELRLLYTGDILKATLQRDGLDSILVLECADGDTDYRHARVSLTLKAGASDQQALQQLAQSLDQTQLGTVAPGRPNSLPRGRIFCGNTRDALSQLAQANHADWSIQDGELLMLPAQQVLADEAVLISQDTGMIGAPEASEDGLIVTTLLNPAIRIGSLVRVHSVTESFNGDYKIVSVSHCGDTYGDEWLTTITAVGGAFTPIKDQS; via the coding sequence ATGAAACAATTTGGCCGACGCTATCAGTTGGCGCTGGGCAATCCAAACGATGGCGTGCTGATCGACGCGCTACGCGTCTCGTTTGACATCACCAAAACCATTGACGCGAAGCCCAATCCTGCTCAAATCTGTATATGGAACCTCAATCGCACGCATCTTAATCAGCTCTTAAGCGGCAGGTTTAAACGGATCGCTTTATCTGTGGGCTATGCAGAGCTGCGCTTACTCTATACCGGCGACATTCTCAAAGCCACGCTACAGCGCGATGGACTCGATTCGATTCTGGTGCTGGAGTGCGCCGATGGTGACACCGATTATCGGCATGCGCGTGTCTCACTCACTTTGAAAGCAGGTGCATCCGATCAGCAGGCGCTCCAGCAGCTTGCGCAATCATTGGATCAAACCCAACTCGGTACGGTGGCTCCAGGCCGACCCAATAGCCTGCCTCGTGGGCGCATCTTTTGCGGCAATACCCGCGATGCATTGAGTCAGCTCGCTCAAGCCAATCATGCCGACTGGTCGATTCAGGATGGCGAATTGCTGATGCTACCTGCCCAGCAGGTGTTAGCGGATGAAGCTGTTTTGATTTCACAAGACACCGGCATGATCGGCGCTCCTGAAGCGAGCGAAGACGGGCTTATCGTTACCACCTTACTGAATCCCGCCATCCGCATCGGCAGCTTAGTGCGCGTGCACTCTGTCACCGAATCCTTCAATGGCGATTATAAAATCGTCAGCGTCTCACATTGTGGCGATACCTATGGCGACGAGTGGCTCACAACAATAACGGCTGTAGGCGGTGCCTTTACGCCTATTAAGGATCAATCATGA
- a CDS encoding DUF4054 domain-containing protein, producing the protein MAITPADVKARFPVLDAVEEAQLQLLIDDTRPFFNIERWGAFYPRGACLLVAHFWSMQQKVDKGETAPVHAITSRKAGEVQLNYASPSPLEMQDAWLAATSYGQQYLSLRKQVGFGALVV; encoded by the coding sequence ATGGCCATTACACCGGCTGACGTTAAAGCGCGCTTTCCTGTGCTCGATGCGGTGGAAGAGGCACAGCTTCAACTGCTGATTGATGATACGCGCCCCTTCTTTAATATCGAACGTTGGGGCGCGTTTTATCCGCGGGGGGCCTGTCTATTGGTCGCACACTTCTGGAGCATGCAGCAGAAAGTCGACAAGGGCGAAACCGCTCCAGTTCATGCCATTACATCTCGTAAAGCCGGCGAGGTTCAGCTTAACTATGCGTCCCCGAGCCCGCTAGAGATGCAAGATGCTTGGCTCGCAGCCACCAGCTACGGTCAACAATATCTTAGCTTGCGCAAACAGGTGGGCTTTGGCGCGCTCGTGGTGTGA
- a CDS encoding structural cement protein Gp24: MSIQLADYGDAQLERGIPGLEADNGPNSIVNRRNASTAEIDFGLAVAAGADADTAVLPSTGCRIIGLSVRHATMQANQTGNVSYAPKATVPVMEIGRLWAIAKNPVSPGDAVTTDATGALSTGTAIAVPGALWETQAAAGAIARVRINLLPPMPAASSSSKKTTSTQVE; this comes from the coding sequence ATGTCAATTCAACTCGCCGACTATGGTGATGCACAGCTCGAGCGGGGTATCCCTGGACTCGAGGCCGATAATGGCCCCAACAGTATTGTGAACCGCCGTAATGCCAGTACCGCTGAGATTGACTTTGGTTTAGCAGTTGCCGCAGGTGCTGACGCAGATACTGCGGTGTTGCCTTCTACAGGCTGCCGCATCATCGGTTTAAGCGTGCGCCACGCTACGATGCAAGCGAATCAAACCGGCAACGTCAGCTATGCGCCCAAAGCTACCGTACCCGTCATGGAAATTGGACGGCTATGGGCCATCGCTAAAAACCCTGTCAGCCCAGGTGACGCAGTGACGACCGACGCGACGGGCGCACTCTCCACCGGCACGGCAATAGCCGTCCCTGGCGCTCTATGGGAAACCCAAGCCGCGGCCGGAGCGATTGCGCGCGTGCGGATTAACCTCCTCCCCCCTATGCCCGCCGCCTCCAGCTCGTCTAAAAAGACTACCTCAACCCAAGTTGAATAA
- a CDS encoding DUF3383 domain-containing protein: protein MATSLPLSEIINVQLNVQPLAPSRRDFGVLNLMTPEAGQVFNDAHTLYAEFANANSVEQAFGSHSTTAQAARLFFAQTPRPKRLVVSRWVRIKRTIAATHSKLYGGPMTATLEQLKAVSVGYFSIKVGSSLKNYSKINLSSANTHEEIATLITAKTSADKLTVHWDSTGHRFIVEADQAGASRTLSLMNSDGQPLTVSSSPSYLGTLLKLDSADAYSVAGTDAVTLEAHSLTEALSQLEARFNHWYALNILHPLTDVQIKEVANWVLAANKKILGLTTSNPQHLEPSFLNVFKQLADQKNDRVVALYDKDNPHAVLSWLARALSVNFAGNNTTITMKFKQLPGVTPHPLTLTEASQCKALGINYYTYFDETAMVAEGTVLGGRFFDEVHSLDWFVDAVQKEVVATLHRSPTKIPLTDAGTHQLLAAVESVCREGVRNGAFAAGVWRGDPFGHLHTGERLEEGFYVWVDTVDHLSSSDREARKAPPIQVALKLAGAIHAADILVNFDR from the coding sequence ATGGCGACTTCGCTGCCTCTTAGCGAAATTATCAATGTTCAACTCAACGTCCAACCCCTCGCCCCCAGCCGACGGGATTTTGGCGTGTTGAATCTAATGACCCCTGAAGCCGGTCAGGTGTTTAATGATGCCCATACGCTGTATGCTGAATTTGCGAATGCTAACAGCGTTGAGCAAGCCTTTGGCAGCCATAGCACCACCGCTCAGGCTGCTCGCCTATTCTTTGCTCAAACCCCGCGCCCTAAACGCCTGGTGGTTTCGCGCTGGGTTCGTATTAAACGCACGATAGCGGCCACTCACTCTAAACTCTATGGCGGACCGATGACCGCCACGTTAGAGCAGCTCAAAGCGGTCTCTGTCGGCTATTTCTCGATTAAGGTCGGCTCCTCCCTTAAAAACTACTCCAAAATCAATCTTTCTAGCGCCAATACGCATGAAGAAATAGCAACCCTGATCACCGCTAAAACCTCCGCCGATAAACTCACCGTGCATTGGGACAGTACGGGGCACCGCTTTATCGTCGAAGCGGATCAAGCCGGCGCAAGTCGCACATTAAGTTTAATGAACAGCGATGGGCAGCCGCTGACGGTAAGTAGCTCGCCCTCTTATTTAGGCACCCTTCTTAAGCTCGATAGCGCGGATGCCTATTCAGTCGCCGGCACCGATGCCGTCACGCTCGAAGCACACTCTCTCACCGAAGCACTCTCACAGCTTGAGGCCCGCTTTAATCACTGGTATGCCCTTAACATTCTTCACCCCTTAACCGATGTCCAAATCAAAGAGGTGGCCAATTGGGTCCTCGCTGCCAATAAAAAGATTTTGGGGTTGACGACTTCTAACCCTCAGCACCTGGAACCCAGTTTTTTAAATGTATTTAAGCAGTTGGCCGATCAGAAGAATGATCGCGTCGTCGCTTTGTATGACAAAGATAATCCCCATGCGGTCTTAAGCTGGCTCGCGCGTGCTTTATCGGTGAACTTCGCGGGGAATAACACGACGATCACGATGAAGTTCAAGCAACTGCCTGGCGTCACCCCGCATCCGCTCACGCTGACCGAAGCCAGTCAATGCAAAGCCTTAGGGATCAACTATTACACCTATTTCGACGAAACCGCGATGGTTGCCGAAGGGACAGTATTAGGCGGGCGCTTCTTTGATGAGGTGCATAGCCTAGATTGGTTCGTCGATGCCGTGCAAAAAGAAGTCGTCGCCACATTACACCGCAGTCCTACCAAGATTCCGCTGACGGATGCCGGCACGCATCAGCTCTTAGCGGCCGTTGAAAGCGTCTGCCGCGAAGGCGTGCGCAATGGCGCGTTTGCCGCAGGGGTGTGGCGGGGTGATCCGTTTGGGCATTTACACACCGGTGAGCGACTTGAAGAGGGCTTTTATGTGTGGGTCGATACCGTTGATCACCTCTCCAGCAGTGACCGTGAAGCCCGCAAAGCGCCCCCGATTCAAGTGGCGCTCAAACTCGCTGGCGCAATTCATGCTGCTGACATTCTTGTTAATTTTGATCGTTAA
- a CDS encoding phage tail assembly chaperone, which translates to MNPHPFELDGITYRMTPANAMAGWAALKQAGKLLEGIKVSQESNLEIGTLLAHLGSPQVAEIERLIYEHTTVQANQDKPFRLAHQLETHFNQHRSHLIRVLLEGCKVQFADFFKGGAWNSLSALMPTPVQT; encoded by the coding sequence ATGAACCCCCACCCATTTGAACTCGACGGCATCACATACCGCATGACCCCCGCGAATGCGATGGCCGGCTGGGCCGCCTTAAAACAAGCAGGCAAATTACTTGAGGGGATTAAAGTTTCCCAAGAGAGCAACCTTGAAATCGGCACGCTTTTAGCCCATTTGGGCAGCCCTCAAGTCGCTGAAATCGAGCGTCTGATTTATGAACATACGACCGTTCAAGCGAATCAAGATAAACCCTTTCGGCTCGCCCATCAGCTTGAGACCCATTTTAATCAACATCGCTCGCACCTCATTCGCGTTCTGCTGGAAGGCTGTAAGGTGCAATTCGCCGATTTTTTCAAAGGGGGCGCTTGGAACAGTCTAAGCGCCCTCATGCCCACTCCGGTTCAGACCTAA